The genomic window CAAGGACGGATCGTACCGCGATTTCTACCGCGCCTGGTATGAGGAGCGCTCGGCATGAACGTCGCGGTGGTGGGCACCGGGTACGTGGGGCTGGTGATCGGAGCCGGGTTCGCTGAGAGCGGCAACGTAGTGCACTGCGCCGACGTGGACGCAGAGAAGATCGCCAGGCTCCGGAAGAACGAGATCCCCATCTACGAGCCCGGCCTCGAGCCGCTGGTGGTGCGCAACCAGGCCGAGGGCCGGTTGGTGTTCACCACCGACGTGGGAGCCGCCGTCGAGGCGAGCGACGTGGTGTTCATCGCGGTCGGCACGCCGCCTGACGAAGACGGCTCGGCGGACCTGCGGCACGTACTGTCGGTAGCGAAGACCATCGGCCGGCACATGAACGGTCCGAAAGTAGTGGTCACCAAGAGCACGGTGCCGGCGGGCACCGCGGAACGGGTGCGCGCGGCCATCAAGGCCGATACCGATCGCCCGTTCAACGTGGCCTCGAACCCGGAGTTCCTGAAGGAAGGCGCGGCGGTCCAGGACTTCATGAAACCGGACCGCGTCGTGCTCGGCGTGGACAGCATCGAAGCGGAGAACCTGCTCCGCGAGTTGTACCAGCCGTTCGTCCGCTCCGGCAACCCGCTGCTCTTCATGGACATCCCGTCAGCGGAAATGACGAAATACGCGGCGAATGCCATGCTGGCGGCGCGGATCACGCTGATGAACCAGTTCGCCGCCCTGTGCGAGAAGGTGGGGGCCGACATCGAGCATGTCCGCCGCGGCATCGGCACGGATGCGCGCATCGGCCCGGCGTTCCTGTATCCCGGGCCGGGGTACGGCGGCTCCTGCTTCCCCAAGGACGTGAAGGCGCTGATCACCACGGGGCGGGAGCACGAATGCCGGCTCGAGGTGCTGGAGGCCGTCGAGCTCGTCAACCACCGCCAGAAGCTCGTCGCGGTCGAGAAGCTGCGCAGCGCCATGGGCGGATCGGCCGCCGGCGCGACCGTCGCGGTCTGGGGGTTGGCGTTCAAGGCCCAGACCGACGACATGCGGGAGGCCGCGGCGCTCGCCGTCATCGATGCGCTGCTGGCCGAAGGGGCGCGGCTGCGCGTTCACGATCCCAAGGCCATCCATGAGGCGCGGCGCCGCTACGGCGACCGGCTCACCTATCTGGAGCAGCGCTGGGGTGCGCTCGAGGGCGCGGATGCGCTGGTCGTCCTCACCGAGTGGCAGGAGTACCGCGTCCTCGACTACGACCGCGCGAAGGGGCTGATGAAGCGGCCGATCGTGATCGACGCACGCAACCTGTATGACCCGGTGCGGATGCGCCAGCACGGGTTCATCTACCACTCGATCGGACGCTGAGGGTGCGAATCCTGATCACGGGCGTCGCCGGCTTCCTCGGCTCCCACCTGGCCGACCGGCTGCTCGCCGACGGTCACGACGTCGTGGGCATGGACAACTTCGTCACGGGAAGCCCGGACAACCTCGCGCACCTGATGGGCAACCAGCGCTTCGCCTTCGTCCAGCACAACGTCACCAACTTCATCTATGTGGCAGGGCCGGTCGATGGGGTGCTCCACTTCGCCTCGCCCGCGAGCCCTCGCGACTACCTCGAACTCCCGATCCAGACGCTGAAGGTCGGCTCGCTGGGTACGCACAAGGCGCTGGGGTTGGCGCTCGCCAAGAAGGCACGATTCCTGCTGGCCTCCACGTCGGAAGTGTACGGGGACCCTCTGGTCCACCCGCAGCCCGAGTCGTACTGGGGCAACGTGAACCCGGTGGGGCCCCGGGGCGTGTACGACGAGGCGAAGCGCTTCGCCGAAGCCCTCACGATGGCTTATCACCGGTTCCACGGCGTTGACACGCGTATCGGGCGGATCTTCAACACGTATGGGCCGCGGATGCGGCCGCGCGATGGGCGCGTGGTGTCGAATTTCATCGTGCAGGCCCTGAATGGCGAGCCGCTCACTCTCTACGGCGACGGCAGCCAGACTCGCTCGTTCTGTTACGTGGACGACCTCGTCGAGGGGATCCTGCGGCTGTTCGAGCGCGGCGCGGCAGAGCCGACCAACCTCGGGAACCCGGTCGAGTTCACGGTGCATCAGCTGGCGGAGAAGGTGCTGGCGCTCACGGGGTCCAAGTCGCCGATCGTGCGGGAGCCGTTGCCGGAGGACGATCCCAAGGTGCGTCAGCCGGACATCTCTAGCGCCCGCACCCTCCTGGGCTGGGAGCCGCGCACCGACCTGGATGCGGGCCTCGCGAAGACCATCGACTACTTTCGCGGCAGACTCTCGTGACGGGAGGTTCTCCGATGGACGTGAATCCGGATCGCCTGGTGGTCCGCGCCCGGGAGTGTTTCGATGCCGGAGACGCGTACGGGGCCGTCCACCTGCTCAAGGAAGTCGTAGACGCGGGGCAGGGTTTCGCCGACGCGTACAACCTGCTCGGGCTCTCCTATTCCATTATCGGCAAGCGGGACGAGGCGGTGCGCGAGTTCGACCGTGCCCTGGCCCTGAACCCTCGCTACGTGGAGGCGCACCTCAACCGCGCGGTGACGCTGAGCGAGCTGGGGCGGGATCAGGAGGCGGCGGAGACATTCGCCTCCGCGCAGAAGCTCGGGGCCGTGGATCACACCGGCTTCTCCGCGCCCATGGCGTCACGGCTGGCGAATCTGCACGCCGAGCTGGCGGAGGCCTACGTGGAAGCCGGCGGGCTGGTGCAGGCGATCGTGCAGCTCGAGGAGGCGGTGGAGCTGCGGCCGGAGTTCGTGGACCTGCGCTACCGTCTCGCCCGGCTCCGGCTCGACAACGGCCAGATCGAGAAGGCGCACCACGAGCTGGAGAAGATGCTCCACGAGCGGCCGAACAACGTGGCGGCCCGCGCGTCGCTCGGCATGGCGTGTTACCTGATGAAGGACATGGGTGGCGCCCGGGCGGCGTGGGAGGCCTGCCAG from Gemmatimonadales bacterium includes these protein-coding regions:
- a CDS encoding UDP-glucose/GDP-mannose dehydrogenase family protein; its protein translation is MNVAVVGTGYVGLVIGAGFAESGNVVHCADVDAEKIARLRKNEIPIYEPGLEPLVVRNQAEGRLVFTTDVGAAVEASDVVFIAVGTPPDEDGSADLRHVLSVAKTIGRHMNGPKVVVTKSTVPAGTAERVRAAIKADTDRPFNVASNPEFLKEGAAVQDFMKPDRVVLGVDSIEAENLLRELYQPFVRSGNPLLFMDIPSAEMTKYAANAMLAARITLMNQFAALCEKVGADIEHVRRGIGTDARIGPAFLYPGPGYGGSCFPKDVKALITTGREHECRLEVLEAVELVNHRQKLVAVEKLRSAMGGSAAGATVAVWGLAFKAQTDDMREAAALAVIDALLAEGARLRVHDPKAIHEARRRYGDRLTYLEQRWGALEGADALVVLTEWQEYRVLDYDRAKGLMKRPIVIDARNLYDPVRMRQHGFIYHSIGR
- a CDS encoding SDR family oxidoreductase codes for the protein MRILITGVAGFLGSHLADRLLADGHDVVGMDNFVTGSPDNLAHLMGNQRFAFVQHNVTNFIYVAGPVDGVLHFASPASPRDYLELPIQTLKVGSLGTHKALGLALAKKARFLLASTSEVYGDPLVHPQPESYWGNVNPVGPRGVYDEAKRFAEALTMAYHRFHGVDTRIGRIFNTYGPRMRPRDGRVVSNFIVQALNGEPLTLYGDGSQTRSFCYVDDLVEGILRLFERGAAEPTNLGNPVEFTVHQLAEKVLALTGSKSPIVREPLPEDDPKVRQPDISSARTLLGWEPRTDLDAGLAKTIDYFRGRLS
- a CDS encoding tetratricopeptide repeat protein, giving the protein MDVNPDRLVVRARECFDAGDAYGAVHLLKEVVDAGQGFADAYNLLGLSYSIIGKRDEAVREFDRALALNPRYVEAHLNRAVTLSELGRDQEAAETFASAQKLGAVDHTGFSAPMASRLANLHAELAEAYVEAGGLVQAIVQLEEAVELRPEFVDLRYRLARLRLDNGQIEKAHHELEKMLHERPNNVAARASLGMACYLMKDMGGARAAWEACQEAAPDDPKIAAYLKLLARVGG